The Budorcas taxicolor isolate Tak-1 chromosome 2, Takin1.1, whole genome shotgun sequence nucleotide sequence GTGAGATCACGCCCAGGGGATAGTCTGGGGCTGACCCTGCCAGGGTACCTTCAGGGCTGGGCCCAAGTTGCGAGGATGCACCAATTTGACCACTGGGGTTTTCTGGAAAGCCCCCACAGGAAGTGGTCATTAAATGTATATGAGGGAGACGTccttggtggtccggtggttgagaatccaccttcccaCGCAGCGGACATAGcgtcgatccctggtcgggaactaaCATGCCAGATGCCAAGGGACAGCTAAGCCCAAGCCGCAGCTACCGCCCCTGCGCTCCAGAGCTGCGGCTCCGCTAGAAGGGACACCCCGAGCGCCGGAacggagacccagcgcagccaaaatgaaaataataataataataaagactttaaaaatgtatatgacCACTCAAGAATTGAGTCCAGCCAGCAGCGTTCTATCCGTGTTCCACAGAGAAAAGGGCTTTTCtcaggctgctgctgttgctgctaagtcgcttcagtcgtgtccgactctgtgcgaccccagagatggcagcccaccaggctcccccgtccctgggactctccaagcaagaacactggagtgggttgccatttccttctggctggTCTCCGGAAAAACCGGGGGCGGgcttgccaacgcaggggacgcgggttcgatcctcgggcggggaagatcccctggaggaggaactggcaacccactccagtgttcttgcctgggaaacaccatggacagagcagccacggggtcgcaaaagcgtcggacacgaccaCGTAATTGAGCACACACCCTCCCAGAGCCATGGGGCCCTGCACCGGCCAGCAGCCTCGGGGGAGCCGCTCCGCACCCCTGCTCCCATTCCCTTCTCACTCCAACCGAAGCTGGCCGCCTCTGCGCGCCCGGCGCCCTTCTGGGTTCTTGGGCTGGTCCAGAACCAAGAACAGCGCCTCCGCAGCTTCTCTCCGGGGCTGAGACTGGTGGAGGCGAGCCAGGCGCCCCGAGGGAGTCACGGCCCCTTCCCCGCGGCCCTCGCCGGCGCGCAGGCGGCGCGGGTTGCGCGGTGCCCGGCCCGCCAGCAGGGGGCGCGCGCCCCCGGGAGCCCGGCCGAGGGGCCAGCTGCGCATGCGCACGCGGCGCTTACCGGCAGTGTGGCGGAACTGTCTCGCTGTTTCGCGGCGTTTGGCGACGCCGTCCGCGCCGGGGCCGGCGGCAGTGTGGCGCCATGGCGTCTCCCTTCAGCGGGGCCCTGCAGCTGACGGACTTGGACGACTTCATCGCGCCGTCTCAGGTGGGCGGGCCGGGCGGCTGCTTAGCGCGAGGAGTCCTCTCCGCTGCGGTCTCCCCCGCCACCCCGAGAGAGGGGCTCGGAATCGGGGGGCCTGCTGGGTCGCACAGCCCCGCGTTTCCGTGTCCCCTTCCCGGGCGGCCGCGACAACCAGAGTGACCCAGCTCGGGGCCGGGAGGCCCCGCCGAACTTCCCTGGCCGGCCCCTCGCCCCGCCGCGAGGGCAAGGGGGGGCGTTCTGCTGCGGTCGGCGTGGGTGTCCCCCCGGCGGGAGGAGACAGAGCGTGTCCCCAAGGGGACAGGCCAGCCGCACGTGAGGGCCGCCGGCCGCCTCCCCTGCTGCCCCGCTTATCGGTTGCCGGCAGCCGCGCGGGCCCAGGGCTCGGCCGAGGCGTGCCGGGGGCGGTGGGGTTGAGGTGGGGCGCGAGGGGCCGGACGGACCTCCTGCCAAGGGTTTCCGAGGCTGCTCGCTGGGAACGCGACGGCCAGCGAGCTTCCTCTCGGGCGGAGAGGAACGGGGGAGAAAGGAATCTTTTTCCAGGACTTGGGCGGGGCAGAGCTTTTCTGCCGACCCTCGGCCTCCAGTGAAACACTGGCCCTCCCTGCGGTGCCCCACCCGCTATTTACTGGCGGTGTCCGCGGACAGGTTAGGTTGGCCACACCGCCTGCACCTGCATCAGGTCAGCGACCTTGATGCGGGCAGTGTGTGAACGCGCGCGAGTAGGGTAAGCAGCCACAGCGCCAAGACCGCTTCTTCGGTGGGAAGGCCGGAATCAGGGCAGAGTTTTCGTCCCAGGCGGTGTGGGGGCCTCTCCGCCGCTGTGCGCTCAGGCGCCCTTCGGGTCTTTTACGGGTAGGACTGCATCAAGCCCATGAAGGTGGATAGGAGGCCGGGAAGCGGCGTGGCCAAGATCCACATCGAAGATGACGGGAGTTACTTCCAAGTCAGTCAGGTAAGTTCCAGCCCAGCTGACCTGTCCAGTGACAGGTGCAGTGACCATGGCACCTTCCACGTGTCACCAGCCTTTTTTCAGGTGTGCACTGCAGAGGGCTCTTTGCAGAAGTGGCAGCTCTGGCATCCCTCTCTCTCAAGTTCTAACTGTGTAACATTTTCTAGTCCAGACCACTTGTTCTTAGTGAAAGCTACTTCCTGTGTAACTGAGCAATGCCAGGACCCTGGTCCCACGGCGTTAAAGTTGACACCCTGACTGTCTGCCATTTGGATCCTTGAGAACACCCATGCTGTCCCGAGGACTGCAGGCACCACTGGGCGCACCGGCCCAGGGGTCCCTCCCAGCAAGTGAGGAGCCACAGGATGGCTCGCGGCGGGCCAGACAGCGGGAGCCAGCTATTCCGGGGAAGGAGTCGCTGTTTACTCAGCCCTGGAGGATGACCTGGCAGCCCAGCTGGGGTCCCGCCTGAGCCCAGCAAGCACGGGAGGCGGGGTCCTTCATGGGGCCAGGGGCCCTGCTCCAGGGCAGCAGGGGTTGACCTGGAGGGAAGCCCGAAGCACATCAGTCCCTGCTGGCCTCGAGGCTGGCCGGGCCAGGAAAGCACCCTGAGCTCAGACTGCTGCTGCGGTGCAACGCGGGCCTCGCGAGTGGACTGGGAGGGGGTCCCGGCTAGTCATCCCCCGGTCACACTTTGGACCCCTGAAGCTTTCCGGGCCCTGACTCAGACCACTCCTGTGTGTGCAGAGGAAGTGAGGGCTCTGCTGGGCCCGTTTGCAGCTCAGAGCTGCCCAGCCACCGGCCTGGAGACCAGTGTGAATGCCCAGTCCTCGACTGTTTGGCGTTGTAACTGCCCCTTGCATGCCTCGCCCACTCTTCTCTGTGCAGGTGTTGGGGGACACAGGCTCccaccatctcctcctccctgtccctctgtcctttcttctttcatcttcgcccttgcctttctcttccttctcctttcagAGCCTGGCCTTGAGCATTTTCCTGTCCCCACAGCACTTTCCTGTCCCTGGAGGCACAGTCTGGGGACCAGTGACGAGTTGGCTGCATCTTTGCACATTTAATGTCCATGTCCCGCCCCTGGCGGGCAGCAAGGCTCTTTAATACAATACGCCAGCCACATTTGTACCCGAGTTAGGATTTGGTGCTTCTAGGAAAGTTTAGAACATATATTTCTgtcctaaatatttaatttctaaaaacttACGGCACATACAGCCAGCCAACTGCCACGCTGCTTGTCAGCGCTGTGAGCCAGAGAATGAAGCTCTCCCATGGGTCCCGTCATCCTGAGCGCTGTGTCCTCGTGTGGAAGGGCCCTTGGGGTACTGGGTTCTCATGCCTCTAGGATGGAGGGATGAAGAAGCTGGAGAAGGCCAAGATCTCGCTGGACGACTGCCTAGCGTGCAGTGGCTGCGTCACCTCAGCGGAGACCGTGCTTATTACTCAGCAGAGCCACGAGGAGCTGCGGAAGGTTCTAGGTGCCAATAAGGTGAGCGGTGGGCCGTCTTCAGATGCCACTCTCACCCAGCGTCCCTCGCTAGTGTCTTCGGGGCAGCTCATCTCCTGGTGCTACCTCTCCTGGGGACTCCTGGCGTTGAAGTGTTAACCCTAAACTTCGAGTTCTGTGTGTTTGCAAAATTCACACGCCCTGATGTAGTCAGGCTGTAAACTACACAGAGTGAGCCGTGGGTCCCGTGCTTTGCAGACAGCAGCACCTGATCAGCAGAAGCTGGTTGTCATCTCGGTCTCGCCTCAGTCTAGAGCGTCGCTGGCTGTGAGGTTTCAGCTGAATCCTACGGATACCACCAGGAAATTAAcagcattctttaaaaaaataggtaGGTGCTGAACCTTGGCAAGCTCCTGCGTGGACATGGGGCTAAGGTGACGCCCGGCTGTCACTGGACTTAGTGTATCAGAAGCTCTGTTGGAGGTTGACTCATCTTGAGGTTCTGTTGTGATGATTGAGAGCAGGGCCTTTTAATAAAAAAACCCTCAGTTTTGATGCTGCACATCCCCGAGCCTGGAGTTCACCTACTCTTTACTTCGTTTTTAAATTATCACCACCAAGGCACAGTTCTCAGGCCTGAGTTTGGCTCCTGGTCAGCCCCTGCACgccaggggcagggctgggagggcgTAGAGGGCTCAGTGCAGGTGGCTGTGCCGGCGTGTGCGGGGTGGCGCCTGCGGGCCCAAGCTCAGAGGCAGGGCACCGGGCATCCACCACGGGTGCTTCCAGTGACGCCTGCCCACCCTGGGCGCAGCCGTCCTTCCGGAAGTGAGGTGGGTGCTCCCTCACAGGCGCACACTACGTGTTCGACACCGCCTTCTCGAGGAACTTCAGCCTCCTCGAAAGCCAGCGGGAGTTCGTGCGGCGGTTCCGAGGACAGGCCAACCCCGAGCAGGCCCTGCCCGTGCTGACTTCTGCCTGCCCAGGTGTGCGCCCGCGGCCGGTAGCTGGACATGGTGAGGAGGGTGGGGGCTCTTTGGCAGGAGCCGCTTCAGTACCTGAGGGGTGATCATGGGGGTGCTAGAGACACGTGTCGGCAAGAGCAGAGCAGGGGGCTCCTTAGTGGGACCCTAACCCCTTGCATGAGTCGGGCCACCCCCAGAAGTCACCTCACCGCCCCTCTCACGCCCTGCGTTGGCCTCAGGCTGGATCTGCTACGCTGAGAAGACCCACGGGAGCACCCTCCTTCCCCACATCAGCACTGCGCGGTCCCCACAGCAGGTCATGGGCTCCCTGGTCAAGGATTTCTTTGCCCAGCAGCAGGTAACGGGGACCCAGAGTGAACCCCCCTGTGGTGCCCCCCACGCCTCCCCCCATTAGCCCCGCACCACTGCCTCACTGCCAC carries:
- the CIAO3 gene encoding cytosolic iron-sulfur assembly component 3 isoform X3, with protein sequence MASPFSGALQLTDLDDFIAPSQDCIKPMKVDRRPGSGVAKIHIEDDGSYFQVSQDGGMKKLEKAKISLDDCLACSGCVTSAETVLITQQSHEELRKVLGANKTAAPDQQKLVVISVSPQSRASLAVRFQLNPTDTTRKLTAFFKKIGAHYVFDTAFSRNFSLLESQREFVRRFRGQANPEQALPVLTSACPGVRPRPVAGHGWICYAEKTHGSTLLPHISTARSPQQVMGSLVKDFFAQQQRLTPDKVYHVTVMPCYDKKLEASRPDFFSQEHQTRDVDCVITTGEVFKLLEEEGVSLSELEPAPLDSLNKDLQEVILEREGQVLLHFAAAYGFRNIQNLVQKLKRGRCPYHYVEVMACPAGCLNGGGQLKAPDTPGKELLQQVERLYGLVRTEAPEDAPGVQELYECWLQGAGSERAGRLLHTSYHAVEKAGSGLSIRW